DNA sequence from the Juglans microcarpa x Juglans regia isolate MS1-56 chromosome 5S, Jm3101_v1.0, whole genome shotgun sequence genome:
acgcgctgggcgcggaactgagcatcgctcgttacgaagtctcatgcacggacgttacccgtgatgtgacgaagagagccagggtgtgcggaaggtccataggggagaccgtggtgcatgcgtgaattcataataaatatgaattggacaaaaatgggatttttgggtgaaataatagaatgatatttttgggaaagaaatgtaagttgttatttgtccgcatgggaacacgtgtttgtataattatgttttaaatctcttggatgttattttggttaattacttgctgagatgtcataatctcatagtggtgtttaccctacggttccgttttatggtgccgtatagtttgacgcagagcccaagtatgaacctgaaggactgactctgccagaagcttaagtcactgttatgttgttcagcgttttaggacttgtttccattatgttatttgctttctttaaattatctgacggaagactgtaaaatatttgtaaagttattttgctgttttatgaacaattctggtacttaataaagaaagacccttttattttcACCACTGCGAAAATTACTGtacattttatgtatgttgtacacactttgagcactgagagttattggggtgcgtgatccgtgtggtcatcatcccggtgtcacgaactccataaaaataacacgtgggggtcgagggcgtcACACTACTCAtacctaataaattaataataataactaacctattacaataatataaattaagagaaaataattataaaattacaaacataaaagggaCATTGTATCAACAATACAAATAACTGAATCACTAAAAACAACTGAACTAACTAGTAACTACTAAGTAAGTTGTTTGACATTTGGGGCGGGTGACCAAGGGTGGCAATACATAATTAGAATTTAGTGCTGCCTACTGTGAGTTGTGAgatcataaaatctaaaatattaacaattttataggaagataaattagaattagaaacaagaaacaaaaattaaaattaaaattacaaataaccattagaaatgaaaaaaattacaaattaaaatctgaCTAACAAAGATAAGATGGGATCAATATGAGACATTGATGATATATCATTTGAGTTTTGGTCCTTGAGCTTGAGATTATGATTGAGGCTTGAACTGCGAATATGAcagtaagattataaaaataattagatatcaacaattatataaatacaaaaaataattaatggacAATATAAATTGTACAAACCTATGACAAATGGAAATAGTGGATCGGGGTCGAATATGGTGAAGTTATACTGCATCAGAGGTAGACGCCGTCTCATATATTGccataacaattaaatttaaaattaataccaatgaaatgaatataaataaaataagtaaaaataataaaatgaaatcaacagTTACTAGTTTaccacaatggttacacttgATTGGGGGTTATTAGGGTCATCACCCTCTAATTTGGTAAAGCGAGaccaaactataaaaaaatatttcttacttTGTGTGGGCTTGAGACAAGGTAAGGATCCGTCTCCATAGGGTTGGGACTAGGGTACGTGAGGTTAATATCAGGTGTAGGGTTAGGTGTTGGGGTAAGGGTAGGAGAACTATCACTAAAATCTGATGGAGTAGACATTCTCCAAAACAAgcaaaaaatctaaaatgaaaacataaacaCCAAtgattcacattaaaaaaacataaaaaaataaaattcaatgcACATGTATGATCAGTTGTAAAAACTTTTTAGAACGaaattttagtaaatttcataaaagtagtAAACccatattaaaaaagttaaaaaatcagaaattttagtaaatttcataaaagtagtAAACCCATATCAAAGATTCACATAAACACCACAAATTCATAGCAACATCACAGGTTCACAAAATGCAATGTATACAAATCAATagtgaaaatttttaaattttgaaataacatctatattttctcttatttcaaAATGCAATGGAAATTTAATCACATGCATCTTAATTTGCCTTTAGTTTCTTAATTTTCAGGAATTAAACGATATACAAGATggtaattaagtaaaaatagcATATGATTATAAGTTGCTATTGTCGATGatttaattcatttcttttaaaaaaaaatagtcaaaataGGTCTAGATTGTTTCTAAATATTGAGAAGATGGAATGGACAAAGTTTTTTGATAAGTCTCACAACAAGCCATTATATATTCAAAGAACATGCTCTCTATCTTCCTTAtttcacatatttatatacttctcaacattttaataatatttcttcatgataacaaattaagaaaataaattaattcatgtcttattatacaatatatattgttCTTTAAGAACATggtccaatccgaaaccctaaaggCCTGGAATTCTAAATTAGTTTATGGTTCAAATCTGaaacacaaaatatacaaaatcacaacatcaaagattcaaaacacatgcacaatcaaataTCTACAACACACAGTTCACAAAGACACAATCTCATCCTCAAACTCTTCTGTTTAATCCCAACCTTCTTCCAATCTTcataactcaaaaaaaaaaaaaaaaaaaaatttaaagctTTGAATTCAAGGCTTAAGCTGATTTCGTACGACAGATGAATAGcctgcgagagagagagagagagagagagagagagaagggttaAGGAAGCTGAGAAGGGGGAGTCGAGGAGGGGGTCTTAACACCTTACAccaaaacaacgtcgttttggTCTGGGgtgctttaaaaaaaacacatatcacaaaaatgacgtcgttttgtgACGTatggttttattattattatttttataattatatattaataataatatataatatatatgcggGGCGGGAGAAAATCAGAACGGAACTGCTCCTTCCATCCCCCACTTTTGCTGGCCGCCCCAGGCGTCGGCGAGGCTACCCGACCCCAACTTCCATGGCATGGATCCCTAATCCGACAAGGCGAGGGAGGGGTGAGGCAGCTGGATGTGGACCCTACTGCCCACCACTAAATTTGATAGTAAATTGATctattcttaaaattttaaaattaatatatattaactcgattttaaaaaatatacaaaatcagaCAGACTGATTACACGTAGTCACGTCCAATCTTTCGTGGAACATGTGTCCCACGAAGCTTTGAACGCGTTGAGCACGGGGTCCCACTCCCCACGCAGGATCAGATCAGATCAGAACCACGACCGATAGATGGATACAGAAGCAACTGCAATTTCATCACCTACTTCGCTTTTCTCTCCACTCCTCTCAAGGTACAACGAgcacatattaattttttgtctcTGTTTGGTTACGTGAAATCCAAGTAAAGTACGATGAAAAGTAAATGAAAGAGACAAACAAAACTGTGGTTTTTGTTTGAAACATTATGTGGAAACTCACCTCCGTGGTGACACTAGGATCAGGTGCAATGTTGTGTGTGGGAGTCGAGTTGCGGTTTCTTTCGTTTTTCTTTCGGTTTATCAGCAACCCAACAGAGCAGGAAATGCGTATTGCTTCATTTGGAGGATTTACAGTTAAATGGACTTGTTTTTGTTGCATTGatttatgatatgttttgggGGTGGATTCTATATGTTTGTGATTTTGGAATCTAGGTTTTTATACAAACAATCTCCAGACGTCCAGAAGAAATTTGGGAATTTTGTAATCTCATCTTGATAGATCAAGAAATAATGCTATTGCTAATATTTTAATGTCTAATTCCAGTTGGTGAGCTATTTCTAGTCATCGTGAAATGATTCAAGCACAATTCATTTCCTTGGAAATTGTGCTTAAACTGCCAAATCGACTTAACTGCTTAAACTTTATGTAAccttatttatcaaaaaacaGTTGCTTGGGTTTGGTAGTGTATAACCGAGCTGTCACTAATTTCCTGAGGATTGCTTACTCAAAAACCAACTGGGTAGCTTCTGAGTATGAATACAGACCAAATCGAAGCAGAagaatctataaaaaaaaatatttcttggaTGCTTTACTGTTGAAAGATATACGCTTGTTTGTCAACCATTTGACTTCATAAAAAGGGCTTATTTTCTCTCTTGGAACCCGATTCAATTTTTCTTACTAATGAACCAGCCGCCTTGTGTGATAACCCTACCGAAATGTCTGtcattcctctttctttcttcaaattgtatcatattgTTGTGGCATTAGTTAGCTAAGTTACATATGCATAGAATTAATCCTCGTTTGTGAACTAGCCAACTTGATCAAGCATCCCATTTCTTAATTTTCCTTGTTTTCAGTTGTCTTGTTAGCACTGATATCCCTGACAAACATATTGAAACAAGTGCTCTGAATCTGCATGGTTTTCATCACTAGAATATGGTCCGTCTAAAATCTTTCTGTATTTCAGTAGCCTTTCTATAGTTAAAAAGCTGCTCTCAAATTTCCATCCTAAAATTGAGTCCATGCCTCGGGATAGCTTTCAAGGCCAAAACCAAACAAGTCATAGATACTGAAGGCTTTTTGgttcttatatcatctcaagTATCCCCTGATTTTGAACTTGACAGAGGTGAAACTTTTGCTAGTTTCAGTTGAGaaggaattgcatgcttgaGCTCTTTGACATCCTCCTTGGTAATAACGGTTGACTAAAAGCAGATAAACTTATCTTGATAAACTTTATCTTGATAAACTTTCTAGCAATATGTTATCATggaatgtattttatttatctatcaATGCTTTTCTTCCATGCATGTTCTTGATTGAATGTGATAGCAATGTCTTATTTTCTAGATCAATTTTATGACATTAAATTATGATGACCATTTGCACATTTTCACTCCTTATGAAGGTAATCATATGTGGGTAATTACATTGTTTTACGCTATATTGTGTCAGAAGGGTTTTTGAAGGATCATATTTCCGAGGAAAATAGAAGAATCTTACGGGAACTACTCTGTTGTTCTGCTTTTGCAAGTTTTGATCTTTCATGGAGCACAAATCAGATGAAACTTCACATGGTAATAACTTACATGTCAATATTTTTGGAAGTCCCATAAAAGCTTTAGGCTATAATTCTGAACGTTAGAATCAGTTTAGTTGAGCACTCGTGgactttattttacatattgatgAAACATCTTATATTGATTTCAATATTGATCAGAATTGGAAACAAGGTGACTaaatctatttatagtttatgtttagattttattttataactgaTGCTCAGATAATTTATTGCATCAGTAAAAGATGGTGTGCTTGGCAAGTCCACTATTCTTTCTTTCAAGCATATGATTATGTATGGTCTTTATGGAGCATCTTTGTGCCTTGAATCTTGTGCTTGGCTTTCATAGACACTTGAGCTAAAAGTGCTTCCCCCTTTTAATGTCTAAATTGTAGTTATTGCTCTTCATAATTGTCATGTCAATCAGTCTAAAGCCACATGTTGAATGTATGTGAAAGAAGGGTAATCAAGCTCTTATGTGGCATATTTACCAGCAGCTTGCTATTTGACATTAACTCATTTTGGGGTCTCGATGTTGTTTAATTCAAAAGATAGACCAAAAATTGACTTCTACATTGTGAATATTTGGCGTATCACtcctatactttttttttaataagtaagagaatttattgatcctcataattttttttttttgattagtaagaagtaaatttatttatgcgAATGAACtaggcatagcccgtgtacacaggaagtatacagaagaaaCACCTAGATACATTCTAAATTAAGGAAAGAGAGTCATGAACATTGTTTGCATCAAGTACAATAGCAGAGAACCAAAGCATTAAAGTGTGCattaaaaaattctgaagctccgCCATTGTgtgctccctatcttcaaagcacctctcATTACTTTCCGACCAtgtacaccacatgatacacaacgggatcatcttccacactaccGCCACTTGAGAGCAGCCTTGAAGCTCCTTCCAACAACCCAATAAATCCACCAGCCTCCAGGTTATTGATCctcataattaggcatagcccaagcacacaggtagtatacaagagagaaacacctaattacagcCTATAATTTTGTTTTCCCAAGTATCACTCCTATAATTGAAGACTTGAAGTCAACAAATTAATGACAGCTTCCATATTAGTGATCATGAggcaaaatataaaatcataacgattgcttctttctttctctctccatttgGCAAACCTAAGTGGACTTCAATGTTAAGATATCTTTCATGTTTGAAAAAACCTATGGTCAAACGTTTTTGGAAGTAACTTTATGTTAAAAGAAGCATTTAAAAGCTGAAGACAAGCTGTGAAGACCAACTATATGATGGCGttgataattttattcaactcaaaaCCCCTCTTGAAACAGAAAATGAGATATAAATagactattttaaaaatataagtaatgtTCCCTTTATATATAGTGGAGAAACAAAAGAGAGGAATCGGTTATGAATTTTAACAGAGTGAATGTGAGAAACAATGACTACAAGAAAGGTGaggaaatttatgagaattggTTACACCAGTATAAGACATCCATTGAAAGTGAAAAGAACCAAAATTAGGATTTATAGGATTTCACTTTGAGTACATTTTTCGATTAGGTGTTACACAACATGGCTTGTTATTTCTCTGTTATCATAGTTGTACTAGTAAATTTAGAACTAATTTTACACATGATCATTTTGTCGTATCTATAAGCATCTAATTTTTCCAGTCATTCTTCTCTTCCTGAAACTTTTTCCATAAAGATGTTAAGTCCACTTTTTTGGTTTAGAAACCAGCTACCATTACTTATAGTGGAATTAAAGTTAAAGCATGGCCCTATCATATGTTTTGGTTTAATATCTGTTTGGTTCTTCCAAGTTGGAATCAAGCATGTTAGGTGTTTTCCATTTCATTTCGTTGTGGATAGAATTGCTTTCATGAACATGCTGGTGTTTTTTTCTTGTCAAGTTGAAGTTGCCTGTGCTTTGAATGCCACCAGATAAGAATGAGAACCTAATGGGGAGTGAAGTATTGAACTCCAATCGGCACGAGATAGATGGAAAAGATGTTCTAAGTCCAGTTTTAAGTCCTCCTGGACATCATGTACAAGTTAACATGGCTGATCagaaagttgaagaaaatgtGCTTAAAGATCCACCTTCTGAAGATATGTGGGCTTATGGGGAAGTTAACATGGAAGCCTCCATTTCAACCGATGATGTTATACGGGCTGGTGGCTTTGGAGCTAGAGATGATATAAGTAGCTTTCTTCCTGTTGCTAGTGATTCTACCGACTTTGAAGCTACTATCCGTGATGCTCGAGACTATGAAGAACCGCAGGGGGAGATATGCAGACCAGGTCTTGGCTGGACAGAAGTTACAGAAGCAGAATAGTTTAGTTGTTACCAGAATGTGCGAGTTGTTGCACTTAAAGTTTCTCATAGTACCTGTGCTTGTATGAATTCAAGGTATGCTCACATGTTAGTTCA
Encoded proteins:
- the LOC121268423 gene encoding uncharacterized protein LOC121268423 isoform X2, whose protein sequence is MLELFDILLDKNENLMGSEVLNSNRHEIDGKDVLSPVLSPPGHHVQVNMADQKVEENVLKDPPSEDMWAYGEVNMEASISTDDVIRAGGFGARDDISSFLPVASDSTDFEATIRDARDYEEPQGEICRPGLGWTEVTEAE
- the LOC121268423 gene encoding uncharacterized protein LOC121268423 isoform X1, producing MEHKSDETSHDKNENLMGSEVLNSNRHEIDGKDVLSPVLSPPGHHVQVNMADQKVEENVLKDPPSEDMWAYGEVNMEASISTDDVIRAGGFGARDDISSFLPVASDSTDFEATIRDARDYEEPQGEICRPGLGWTEVTEAE
- the LOC121268423 gene encoding uncharacterized protein LOC121268423 isoform X3; the protein is MGSEVLNSNRHEIDGKDVLSPVLSPPGHHVQVNMADQKVEENVLKDPPSEDMWAYGEVNMEASISTDDVIRAGGFGARDDISSFLPVASDSTDFEATIRDARDYEEPQGEICRPGLGWTEVTEAE